The Granulicella sp. 5B5 nucleotide sequence GTGGTGGCTGGCGGCCTCTTCGCTCCAGCCGTGGAGGTGGAGGTCCTGCGTGCGGCAGGGAGCGGGTGTGAGACCGGAGTGTTGGATGGCGATGTCTACGGCGTCCTCGGCCATGCGGCGGTAGGTGGTCCACTTGCCGCCGGTGATGGAGACGAGGCCTGAAGTTGAGACGAGGACGGTGTGTTCGCGGGAGAGCTTGGCGGTGCTGTCGGTGCCCTGCTTGCGCACCAGTGGGCGGAGGCCGGACCACATGCTGAGGACTTCGTCGTCCTTGGGTGCGCGGCCGAAGTAGATTTCGATGTGCTCGCGGAGGAAGGCGAGTTCTATTTCCATGGGGCGAGGTTCGAGGGCGGCGGTGGGGACGCCGTCGTCGGTGGTGCCGATGACGACGTGGTTGTGCCAGGGGATGGCGAAGAGGACGCGGCCGTCCTTGGTTTTGGGCACCATGAGGGCGTGGGTGCCGGGCAGGAAGGATTTGGGCAGGACGAGGTGCGAACCCTGGCTGAAGGTGACGATGGGCTTGGTCGTGGGCTCGTCGAGGCGGCGGACTTCGTCGGTGAAGATGCCGGTGGCGTTGATGATGACGGTGGCCTGGACTTCGAACTCGTTGCCGGTCTCTTCGTCGCGGAGAACTGCGCCGATGATCTTGTCGTTATGTTTGAGGAGGCGGACCATGCGGGTGTAGTTGAGGGCGGTGCCGCCGAGGGCGTCGAGGGTTTGTGCGAGGGCGAGGCTGAAGCGGGCATCGTCGAACTGGCCGTCGAAGTATTCGACACCGCCGGCGAGCTTGGTGGAGACGACGGTGGGGAGCATGGAGCGGACTGCTGCTTTGCTCAACATGCGAGAGCGGCCGAAGCTGGAGGAACCGGAGAGGGCGTCGTAGAGCTTGAGGCCGATGCCGTAGAAGGGGACCTCCCATGCGGCGTAGGCGGGGATGACGAAGGACTGGCGGCGGACGAGGTGCGGAGCGTTGCGCAACATGCGGCCGCGCTCCTTGAGGGCCTCGAGAACGAGCGAGATGTTGCCCTGCTGGAGGTAGCGGACGCCGCCGTGGACGAGCTTGGTGCTGCGGCTGGAGGTGGCCTTGGCGAAGTCGGCCTGCTCGACGAGCAGGGTGCGGTAGCCGCGGGAGGCGGCGTCGACCGCGGAGCCGAGGCCGGTGGCGCCGCCGCCGATGACGAGGATGTCGAAGGGGGTGGGGGCGGCGCGTTGGAGGGAGTCGGTGCGGGTCATGAGGTGTCCTGTGATGATAAAGGCGCGCTCGCTTCGCTCGCGCGAGAAGCAGGTTCCTCGCTGCGCTCGGAATGACAGAAAGAAAAGCAAAAGCAACGGCAAGAGCGATCTAGTTGGTGGGTTCGGTGGCCCAGTGTTGGGAGCGGCTGACGGCTTCTTTCCAGCGGGTGAGCTGGGTGGTGCGCTCGGTGGTGGAGATGGCGGGGGTGAAGGATTCGCCGCGAGTCCAGAGGGACTCGAGTTCGGAGACGGAGCTCCAGAAGCCGGAGCCAAGGCCGGCGAGGTAGGCGGCGCCCATGACGGTGGACTCGGGTGTGCCGGAGCGGACGACGGGGGTGCCGAGGAGGTCCGCCTGCATCTGCATGAGGAGGTGGTTGGCGGAGGCGCCGCCGTCGACGCGGAGCTCGGGGATGGCGATGGCGGAGTCGGCCTGCATGGCGGTGAGGATGTCGGTGACCTGGAGGGCGATGCCTTCGAGAGTGGCGCGGGCGATGTGGGCGCGGGTGGTGCCGCGGGTGAGGCCGAGGATGAGGCCACGCGCGTCGGCGTCCCAGTAGGGCGCGCCGAGGCCGGAGAGTGAGGGGACGAAGTAGACGCCACCGCTGTCGGGCACGGAGGCGGCGAGGGGTTCGACCTCGGCGGAGGAGCCGATGATGCCGAGGCCGTCGCGGAGCCACTGCACGGCGGCTCCGGCGATGAAGACGCTGCCTTCGAGCGCGTACTGTGCGGGCTGGCCGGCGAGCTGCCAGGCGATGGTGGTGAGCAGGCGGTTGGTGGAGGCGACGGGTTTCTCACCTGTCTGCATGAGCATGAAACAGCCGGTGCCATAGGTGTTTTTGACCATGCCGGGATGCAGGCACATCTGGCCGAAGAGCGCGGCCTGCTGGTCGCCGGCGATGCCGCAGATGGGGACGTTGGGCAGGAGGTCTCCGAGGGTGGCGCAGGGGCCGCTGGAGGGGACGACGGTGGGCATGAGGCTGCGCGGGATGTCGAAGATGCGGAGGAGCTCGTCGTCCCAGTCGAGGGTGTGGATGTTGAAGAGGAGCGTGCGGGAGGCGTTGGTGACGTCGGTGACGTGGGTTGGCCCACCTTTCTGGTTCCGGGTGAGTTTCCAGATGAGCCAGGAGTCGACGGTGCCGAAGGCGAGCTGACCGGACTCGGCTTTGGCGCGGGCGCCTTCGACGTTGTCGAGGAGCCAGCGGATCTTGCTGGCGGAGAAGTAGGCGTCGAAGATGAGGCCGGTTTTTTGCTGGAAGAGAGGCTCGTGGCCGGCGGCGCGGAGCTGGTCGCAGAGTGGGGCGCTGCGGCGGTCCTGCCAGACGAGGGCGTTGTGGATGGGATGGCCGGTGGAGCGGTCCCAGAGGATGGTGGTCTCGCGCTGGTTGGTGATGCCGACGGCGGCGATGTCGGCGGCGGTGAGCTGGAGCTGGGCCATGACGTCGCGGACGGCGGCGAGCTGGGTGGACCAGATGGTTTCGGGGTCCTGCTCGACCCAGCCGGGCTGCGGGTAGATCTGGGGGAGCTCGCGCTGGGCTGTGGCGAGGATGCGGGCGTCGGTGCCGATGAGAACGGCGCGGGAGCTGCTGGTGCCCTGATCGAGTGCGAGGATGACGCTCATAGATGGGAGTCTTTCTGGTTGCATGTGCCGCCGGCAAGACGATTGTAGGTGAGGAGCGCGCGCGATGGCTTCATAGAATGTAAGCCTTTACATAGAGGGGATTTTGGCGTTTAGTATGGAGTGCTGTCAAGCTGGCAAATTCGCCGCAACGAGATGATTTCGGGCGCGGGCCCGTGTGGAGACGATGGATGCAACGACGTGAATTTATCAAGATGAGCGGGGCGGTTGTGGCGGCCTCGGCGATGACGGGTGTTTCGGGGTTTGGGCAGGAAGCGCGCGGCGAGGGGCGCATGGTGCTGCCGATGAACCGCAAGTGGCGGTACAAGGCGGAGAAGGTCGCGGGCGCGCATGAGGTTGCGTTCAACGATGCGGGGTTTGAGACGGTGGTGATTCCGCATAGCAATATACGGATGCCTTGGCACAGCTTTGACGACAAGGACTATGAGTTTGTGTCGACGTACCGGCGGCGGTTTCGGGTGCCGGCGGCGGCGAAAGGTAAGCGCGTGTTTGTGGACTTCGAGGGCGCGATGACGGCGTCGACGGTGTGGATCAACGGGGCTCCGCTGGGCGAGTACAAGGGCGGGTTTACGCCGTTCAGCTTCGAGCTGACGGACCATGTGAAGCATGATGCGGAGAATGTGCTGGTGGTGTCGTTGGACTCGACGGAACGGCCGGACATTCCGCCGTTTGGGTATGAGATCGACTACATGACGTTTGGGGGGATCTATCGGGAGGTGGCGCTGCGGGTGGTGCCGGAGACGTATATCGACAATATCCATGCGCGTCCGAAGGATGTGCTGAGCGGGAAGCCGACGCTGGATGTAGATGTGTTTCTGGCAGGGCAGACGAGCGACGACCTGGAGCTGGCGTTTGAGCTGCGCGACGGCGAGCGCGTGGTGAGCAAAGGGACGACGCGCGCGAAGGTGACGGGTGGGGCTGATCCGAATGCGGCGATGGACCCGGACAATGGCGCGCCGGTGTATGCGAGCACGGAGACGACGCAGGACCCGGCGAAGGTGACGGTGACGCTGACGGATCTTGGTGATGTGAAGCTGTGGGAGCTGGAAAAGCCGCAGCTCTATACGGTGCATGTGGCTTTGCTGAAGGGTGGGAAGCGGGTAGATGAGGAGTCGCGGCGGACCGGGTTCCGCGAGGCGACGTTCACGGACCATGGCTTTGAGCTGAATGGGAAGATTGTGAAGCTGCGCGGGCTGGACCGGCACCAGACGTTTCCGTTTGTGGGGCAGGCGATGCCGGCGCGCGTGCAGCGCAAGGATGCGGATGTGCTGCGCTATGGGCTGCACTGCAATATTGTGCGGACTTCTCACTACCCACAATCCAGACATTTTTTAGACCGCTGCGATGAGATTGGGCTGCTGGTGCTGGAGGAGATTCCGGGATGGCAGCACATTGGGCCGGAGCCGTGGAAGCAGGTTGCGATCGACAACGTGGGACGCATGGTGCGGCGCGACTGGAACCACCCTTCGATCATTCTGTGGGGCGTGCGCATCAATGAGTCGCAGGATGATCACAGCTTCTACACACGGACGAATGCGCTGGCGCATGCGCTGGATACGACGCGGCAGACGGGGGGGATTCGCAACTTCGAAAAGTCGGAGCTGCTGGAGGATGTGTTCACCATCAATGACTTCGGGTTCCCGCTGCGGAAGCCGAACCATCCGCGGTATTTGAACACGGAGTTTGTGGGGCACACGTTTCCGACGAAGACGACGGACGATGATGAGCGGCAGAGGGAACATACGCTGCGCCATGCGAGGATTCATAACCAGCTGGCTAGCGATCCACAGTACGCGGGCGGCATCGGGTGGTGCGCGTTCGACTACAACACGCACTCGAACTTTGGTGCGGGCGATCGCATCTGCTATCACGGCGTGACGGACATCTTCCGGGAGAGCAAGCCAGCGGGGGGTTTCTATAAGAGCCAGTGCGAGCCGAGCGAAGAGGTGGTGATTGAGCCGGCGTTTCACTGGGCGAACAGCGATGAGTCGGTCGGGTTCAGCAAGATGGTGGTGTGCTCGAACTGCGAGCAACTGAAGTTTTATGTGCGCGAGGGCAGCGTGGAGAGCAAGCCCTGGGTGCTGGTGGGGACGGTCGATCCGGACCACGAGGAGTTTGAACACCTGAAGTATCCGCCGTTTGTGGTGGAGAAGAACAAGCTGGACTGGAAGCAGATGTCGTTCCATTGGGGCGATTTGCGGATCGATGGATTGATCGGCGGGAAGGTTGTGGGGTCGAAGTCGCTGTCGGGCAGCGGTGTGGACCGCAAGTTTGCGCTGCTGCCGGATGATACGGAGTTGAAGGCCGATGGTGCGGACTCGACGCGCGTGGTGCTGCGTGTGACGGATGAGTTTGGCGCTACGCGCACGTATGCCAACGATCCGATTGTGTTCACGCTGGAAGGGCCTGCGGAGTTGATTGGCGATAATCCGTTTGCGCTGATTGGCGGCACGGGTGCGGTGTGGATTCGAGCGAAGGAGACAGTGGGTGTGGTGCGGTTGACGGCGAAGCATCCGCGGTTGGGGACGAAGAGCGTGGAGATCAAGTTGACGAGTGCGCCGGCGGAGGTGGTGTAGAGAGGGTTTGGGTGTGGGAAGATCCGTCACCCCACTCATGACGATGGAGCTGTCATGAATGGGGCACCCAACGCGTTTGGGCCTGTTGGTTACTGGGCGTCGAAGCGGAAGGCGGCGGCCTGGAAGTCGCCTTTTAGTTCTACGTCGAGGCCGTGGGACATCCAGTAGCTGCCGGTGGCGGTGGTAGGGGTGTCTGTGGCGAGCTTGCCGGAGATGGAGGTGACTCTGTAGCTGGTGTTGGGATTGAGGCCACGCAGGAAGACTCGGGGGTAGGGGTAGTTCATGGTGCTGGAGTGCAAGAAGGTGAAGAGTGCGGCCTGCTTTTTGTCGAGCGAGACGGACTCGGTGACGGAGGTCTCGCTGCCGTTGCGTGGAGAGACAAGGCGGTAGAGCGAGCCGTGCTGGACGGTTTCGCGGATGCCCTTGTAGGCGGCGATGAGGTCTTTGGCGGTGGCGAAGTCTTCGGGTGTCCACTTGTTGAGGTTGGCGCCGACGCCGAGGGAGCCCTGCATGGACGAGAGGAAGCGGTAGGTGACCGAGGTGGTGCGGTTGTTGGCCCAGCCGGGCGAGTCGGTGACCCAGGCCATCATGACGCCGGGGGTGTAGGCGTAGGTGAAGCCGTCCTGGATGCTGAGGCGGTCGAAGGGGTCGGTGTTGTCGGAGGGCCAGACCTCGTCGGTGTAGTGCATGATGCCGAGGTCGACGCGGCCGCCGCCGCCGGAGCAGGACTCTATCTCGAGTTTGGGGTACTTGGCGCGGAGGTCGTGGAGGATGCTGTAGAGGTTGCGGGTGTAGGCGACGTAGACCTTCTTCTGCTCGTCGGGCGCGACGGCGGGCCAGCCGGGCTCGGTCCAGTTGCGGTTGTAGTCCCACTTGAGGAAGGCGATGTCGTTGTGGGCGAGGAGGTCGTCGAGGAAGTGGAAGACGTAGTCGCGGACGTCTGGGCGGGCGAGGTTGAGGACGAGCTGGTTGCGCTCCTGGGTGCGTGGGCGGCCGGTGAAGTTGAGGACCCAGTCGGGGTGCTTGCGGTAGAGGTCGCTGTCGGGGTTGACCATCTCGGGCTCGACCCAGAGGCCGAAGTCCATGCCGAGGGAGTGGACCTTGTCGATGAGCGGCTTGAGGCCGTGGGGGAACTTTTGCGGGTTGACGTACCAGTCGCCGAGGCCGGCGTGGTCGTCCTTGCGCTGGCCGAACCAGCCGTCGTCCATGACGAAGCGCTCGATGCCGATGGAGGCGGCCTTTTCGGCGAGGGCTTCCTGGCCGGCTTCGTCGACGTGGAAGGTGGTGGCCTCCCATGAGTTGTAGAGGACGGGGCGTGGGTTGGGGGACTGCGGCAGGATTTTGGTGAGCTCAAAGCGGTGGAGAAGACGGGAGGCGCCGCCGAGGCCGTGGTCCGAGTAACCGCCGTAGAAGACGGGTGTTTCAAGCGACTGGCTGGGTGCGAGCTTATAGCTGAAGTCGAAGGGGTTGAAGCCGCCGGTGACGCGGACCTGCTGGAGCTGGTCCTGCTCGACGGTGATGCGCCAGGAGCCGCTCCAGGCGAGGGCACCGAACCAGACGTCGCCGGTGTCTTCATCGGTCGAGGGGCCGCGCTCTATCGCAAACCAAGGGTTGTTCTGGTGGCCGGTGGAGCCGCGCGTGGACTGGAGGACGGTTTCGCCGGGGCGGATGAGCTGCTGCTGGAGTTGGTCTTCGCCAGCCCAACGGCCGGTGAGGTAGTTGAGGGTGTAGTTGGTGCCGCGCGGGAGGTTCCAGGTGGCGGCGGCGGCCTGCTCGATCATGACCGGTGCGGTGGCCTTGTTGGTGATGATGGCGGAGCGGCCGAGGATTCCGGTGGCGGGGTCGACGGTATAGCGGAGCTCGACGAAGAGGTCGCGCTCGATGTCTTTGGTGACGATGGTTAGGGTGTCGCCTTCGATGTGGTGCGAGACGTAGTGGAGGACGAGGTCGCGGTTGCCGTCGGGAAAGGTGACTTTGAGGGCGGGTTCGAGGTAGAGCTGGCCGCCCCAGCCTTTGTACTCGCCTTGCGTGACGGTGCCGGGGCCGTCGAAGGAGGCGACCTCGGGGAGTGTGTGGGCGGCGGGCAGGGAGTCGGTGGCGGCGATAGAGCGGCCCCAGAAGAGCGGCTGGAGCTCGTCGACGTTGTTGACGCCGAAGGCGTAGGTGGTGCCGGCGGCGTCGATGCGGAAGACCTTAGTGGCGGCGTCAAAGTGGATGGTGTTGCTGTCCTGCGCGGTGAGGCTGAGGGGAAGAGCTAGGAGCGAGGCGAGGACGAGACTATGCAGGCTGCGGTGGAGTGAGCGTGTCACGAGGCTTCCTTTGGAGTGCGAGGCGATGCAGAGTGGGGCAGGCTTCGTTGCGCGGAGGCTACTTCTTTTTGCGGACGGGGCCGGTCGACTTGCGGGCGACGAAGCTGGGAAGGACGAGGTACTCCTTGCCGGGGACCGGTTTGGGGATGTCGGCCTGCATGGCGCTGAGGAGGGCGTTGAAGGCATACTTGGCGATCTCGGAGCGAGGCAGGCGGACGGTGGAGAGCGGCGGCATGGTGAAGGCGCTGAGCTGGATGTCGTCGAAGCCGACGACGGAGATGTCGTCGGGGACGCGGAGACCGGCCTCGGTGATGGCACCCATGGCGCCGATGGCGGTGAGGTCGTTGGAGGCGAGCACGGCGGTTGGTTTGGCGCCGGAGTGCAGGATGCGCCGCATGGCTTCGTGGCCGCCATCGACCCGGTGATTGCCCTCTTCGATGAGGTGCGGGTTGTGGTCGAGGTGGTCGCGGGCGGTGCTCTCCATGAATGCCTTGTAGCGGACGCGCGCGGAGGCGAGGCGCATGGGGCCGCTGATGAAGGCGATGCGGCGGTGGCCGAGCTTGATGAGGTGGTCGACGGCGGCGTCGATGCCGGCGGCGTAGTCGATGCGGACGCAGCTGACGCCGGGGCCAGGGTCGGCGGAGTCGAGGAAGACGAGCGGGATGTGGCGGCGGCTGAAGTCGGCGACGAGGCCTTCGTCCATCTCGGAGGTGATGACGGCGACGCCATCGACCTTGCGCTGCAACATGCGGCGGACGCAGAGCTTCATGCGCTCGGGGTCGTAGTTGGTGTTGGCGATGAGGACCTCCTGCCCGTTGGCGACGGCGAAGTCTTCGAAGGACTTGACCAGCTCGGGGAAGAAGGGGTTGGTGATGTCGGAGATGATGAGGCCGAAGAGGTTGCTGCGGCCGGAACCGAGGGCGCGAGCGTTGGTGTCGGGGTAGAAGTTGAGCTCTTCGATGGACTTGAGGACGCGCTCGGCGGTGCGCGGGCTGACCTTAGCCGAACCGTTGATGGTGCGGGAGACGGTGGCGGTGGATACGTTCGCGCGCTTCGCTACAGCCTTGATATTCATAGGAGGATGTTAAACACCCCGAAGTATAGCCGTGGAGCCGCCGTTGATGTAAAGGCTTACATCAATATAGAGCATTCAGTGTGGTTCCGCGAGGCGGATTGCGGTCGCCCGTTTGAGGCGCTGCTGCGCGGCGCATCCTAGTTGTCATTCAACGGATGCCAGTCAGCGGATGCCAATCTGCGGATTGCCAATCAACGAAGGAGCGCGTCGGCTGCCCAGAGGACGGGGGCTTGCCCATGGAAGTCGCCGGCGCGGCGCTTGCGGGCGAGATAGTATGCGAGGCTGTTCTGCTTGCTGGTGCCTTCGCAGACGTTGGTGACATCGTTGTTCTGATCGATGTAGCCGACGACGGCGATCCAGCCACGGCGGGCGGCGGGGCCGTAGGTGGGGGCGTCAAGCCAGCCGTGTTTGACGCCGGTGATGAGGGCGAAGGTGAACATGGCGGAGCCGGAGGTTTCGGGCCAGGACTCGTCGCGGTCGATGAGTTGGCCCCAGGAGCCGTCCTTGCGCTGGTACTTGAGAAGTGAGGCCATCATCTTGCGATAGCCGGCCATGATGCGCGGGCGCAGCGGGTGGTCGGTGGGGAGCGTGCTGAGCATCTCGGCCATGCCTGCTGCAACCCAGCCGTCGCCACGGCCCCAGTAGAACGGGACGTCCGGTGCGTGATAGAAGAGGCCGTTGGGCTGCTGGAGCTGATCGAGATAGGCGACCATCTCCTTCGCGTCGCGGTCGAGGTATTTCTTGTCGCCGGTGGCGCGGTAGGCCTCAAGCTGCAGCATCGTCAACATGTACATGTCGTCGATCCAGAAGCGGGTTTCGGCGGAGAGGCCGTCGGGGCGTGGGTTTTCCCACTGGCGGTCGGCCCAGTAGACGCCGTCGGTGAGGTATTTGGGGTCCTTGGTCTCGATGGCGATCTCGAGGGGGACGACGCCGAAGATGGAGTCGTCGACGTGGTGGCGCTTGGGGATGCGATCGGCTTCGGCTCCGCCGGGGAGCAATGGCTCAAAGCGGTGGATGAGCTCTGTCTGCAGGGCGCTGTCGTGGGTGAGCCGCGAGAACTGCAGGGCACCGTACCAGGTTGCGACCTCAGAGTAGTGGATGGTTGCGGTGTACTGATGCGGGCTCGGGACGAAGTGCTCGGCGAGCTTCTTGCCGACCTCCTGCGGTGAGGTGCCAGCGGGCCAGTTGCTGAAGTAGTCTTCAGCTTTTTGAGCTGTGGCGGCGGCCACGCAGATGGTGATGGCAGCCCATACGGTGAGGCGGGAGAGTGTCCGCAGAGTGTGGCGAGTGGCAGTAGTCATCTTCACGCGAAATCCTCGCTCTCGTTGGCCGCGGAGTGCTGAAATGCAGAGGACAGTGCAGTGAGCGGCGGCAACGAGTTCGACTAAAGGTATTTACTTAGGCGCTAACTATATACCGCGAAGAAAACCGTTGGCGAGAGGTGTGCGCGACTAGCTGAAGCGCGTTTGCCGCCACAGCGCACAGCCGCCGCCGAGCAGAGCTGCGAGAAGAACGACGCATAGAGCGGCGACCCAATGCAGGTTCATCTGCAATGGAGGAACGAAGGCCTTTGATGCGAGCCAGATGAAGAGGCCCGTGGCGGAAGCGACGATGAGGACGTCCCACCAGCGGCGTCGCTGCTCGCGGGTGCCGAACTCGTCGCCGCTCTGCGCGAGCAGGACCTCGCGGTATTCGAGGCCGTAGCGTTCGCACTCACGTTCGAGGGCTTCATTGCGAGAGAGGTGTTCGCGTGTGGAGGCGACGGCGGTGCTGATGGCGAGAGCACCGAGGATCATGAGGATAGAGCCGCCGAGGACGAGGGCGCGATGGGTGTGATCGGCGGTGGCCAGTTCGCCGAAGACGAGAGCGCCCCAGGCCAGTCCCCAGAGCTGGTTGGTGTTGGAGAGCGGGATGCCGCGACCGATGCCGAGGTACTTGGTGGCGAATTGCTGGAAGAGGTCTCCGACGACCCAGATGAAGCCGCCTAGGAAGAGCCAGAAGAGCAGATGCTGATTGCGCGTGAGTTGGAAGGCAGAGGAGTGGGCACCGCCGTCGAGTGTCCAGGTGAGGAGGAACATCATGCCGAGCTCGCCGACGGTGAAGGCGGTGACGAAGGAGAGCGGGTTCATGCCGCTGAGATAGGCCTTGCGGTAGGGGACGTACATGGTGCCCCACATGAGGCTGGCGCCGGCTGCGGCGATGAGGCCTCGCCAGGCGTGAGGGGAGGTGGTGGAGCCGCCGTGGATGGTGCTGAAGCCGAGCATGATGGCCGCGATGACGATGAGCACTGTCCCGAGGATGACTTTGAGGAGATTCTTTGGGCCTGCGCCTTTGAGCTCGCGGAAGAGGAGGCGCGCCCAAAGGAGACCGATGAGTGAGTTGGTGTTCCAGAGAGGGAAGGCGGTGGCGAGACCGACGTCCCGGATGGCGAAGACGGTGAGGGTATTGGCGACGGCCCACAATGCTCCAGCGAGGACCGCCCAGACGATGAGGTGTTTGCGTGCGAAGAGGTCGGCGAAGACGTAGGTGGTGCCTTTGAGGAGCGTGGGGAATGTCCAGCGGGCAGCGAAGACGCCGGCGACCATGTAAAGGGAGATGGCGAACGGCGAGAGGCCCGCGTCGACCAGCTTGGTGGGGGCTTCCGCGGCGCCGAGCCAGACGCCGGCGGCGAGCCCGCAGAGTACGCCCAGCGCGTGCAGAGAGCCGGTGGTGGCTACCTTGCGGGGTGTTGAGGTGATTGGGCTTTCCGTCGCCATGCCGTCTCCGAGGTTTGCTGCGCGCAGGGCTGCACTTAGTGGAGCAGAATCAGCAGAACGATGCCTGCGATTAGGACAAGGGCAGGGACCCAGAACTGGATATCGGTGAGGATTGCCTTGATCGTTTGCGGCCTGTTTTGTTGCGCCATGTGTTTACTCCCGCAGATGTCGATTGCACGCCTGAATATACATGCTGAGGGGCAGATGCTGTCCGGGTACCGTAGTGGCTCCGCAGGGCGCGTGTCAACTGATTGAAAAGGGATGTAAGCGGTTGCGCATCGTCGCATAAAGCTGGTATTTCTTAGCGCGAGGATAGTGAGTGACTGCCGCTATCGTCTCCACCTCCCCGATGTAAGGAGACAGCCATGAATACGCCGACGACTCTGCTACAGCAACCGTTGCACGATCTGGATGAATGGGACGACTTTCTTGCCGGACGTTACAAGGAAGGCAAGAGCGAGGCGGAGTTTCGCCAGTACGATGCGGAGGCGACGCCGGGCGTGGCGGAATTCTATCGGCAGAACCACGAGA carries:
- a CDS encoding GRP family sugar transporter, whose protein sequence is MATESPITSTPRKVATTGSLHALGVLCGLAAGVWLGAAEAPTKLVDAGLSPFAISLYMVAGVFAARWTFPTLLKGTTYVFADLFARKHLIVWAVLAGALWAVANTLTVFAIRDVGLATAFPLWNTNSLIGLLWARLLFRELKGAGPKNLLKVILGTVLIVIAAIMLGFSTIHGGSTTSPHAWRGLIAAAGASLMWGTMYVPYRKAYLSGMNPLSFVTAFTVGELGMMFLLTWTLDGGAHSSAFQLTRNQHLLFWLFLGGFIWVVGDLFQQFATKYLGIGRGIPLSNTNQLWGLAWGALVFGELATADHTHRALVLGGSILMILGALAISTAVASTREHLSRNEALERECERYGLEYREVLLAQSGDEFGTREQRRRWWDVLIVASATGLFIWLASKAFVPPLQMNLHWVAALCVVLLAALLGGGCALWRQTRFS
- a CDS encoding translocated intimin receptor Tir — translated: MAQQNRPQTIKAILTDIQFWVPALVLIAGIVLLILLH